In Gadus morhua chromosome 5, gadMor3.0, whole genome shotgun sequence, the genomic stretch TCTTTGACCTGCAGACTACGTTAGTGCTCTATTGAcatgctctcccccctcccgaTCTGTCTGCCTCCAGCTACGTGTCCGCCATGGTGCCTGTCAAGTCCCCCAGGGAGTACGACGTCCAGCAGGAGGTCATCGTGCTCTTCTGTGAGACGGTGGAGAGGTGAGGCCCCCGAGGAGACCGGCTCCGTGTCCTAATGTCCGCAGATGTCCATGTCCGTTTCTGAAGCTGCTTGATGTCTCCCCCAGGGCGCTGAAGCTGGGCTATCTCACGCAAGACATGATCGACGACTACGAGCCCGCACTTATGTTTACAATCCCCCGACTGGCCATCGTGTGGTAAGTGTGTGCCTGACCCCTTAATCCCCCCTGGGCCTAGCCTGCCCTTCCTGCCCTGTCGTGTCTGTAACAGAGTGTGAacgctgtctctccctctggcctCTCTGCAGCGGTCTGGTCGTCTACTCCGAAGGCCCGCTCAACCTCGAACGCAAATCAGAAGACATGTCTGAGCTCTTCCGTCCCTTCCGCACTTTAATGAAGAAAATCAGGTACCGgggcatgttgttgttgttgttgtgagggAGACGCGGAGAGCCGGtcttgcaccccccccccccccctgagtaaTGAAGTCTCTCAGACGGCCCGCGGGCCCACAGCGGTGATATTAATGGTTTGGGGTTTTTGTGCTTGCTTTGCAGAGATCTGCTCCAGACCCTCTCCGAGGAAGAGCTGCTCACCCTGGAGAAGAACCTGTGCATCTCTCAGGACGGGGAGAACTCCCCGGACCAGGCCCCCGCGCCCTGCATCGCGCCCgcgcccgcccccgcccccgagcGCCGCTCCTCCTGCAGCCCCGAGGGAGACGCCGTCAGCGGGGAGCCGGAGGCGGAGGGGCTGCTGCGGCAGCTGGCCCCGCCGGGCCCCAGcagccagggggaggaggaggtgaagggggtgGCGCCAGCGGCGGTGGAGAAGGGCTGGGCGGAGGCGGAGACGGAGCCGGAGGTGCACCGCGGGGGGGAGGCGGCGtgcgaggaggcggaggaggcggagctggcCTGCTCCATGCAGTACgacgaggaggagctggagcagctcAACATGATGGTGCACCGCGTGGGGGACGAGATGTCCACCCTGCTGTCGCCCCCCAGCCAGGGCAACTCCCCCGCCCACCTGCCCCGCCCCGCCGAGGCCGGGGGCTCCAGCGGGGCGTCCAGCACGGACAACTCCCCGCGCCGGCTCCCCGGGGGCCGCCTGCGGACGGGCCCCTACGTGGAGGACGAGGACCGGGTGTTCTTCATGGAGGACCTGGACGCGGCCGGCGAGAGCATGGCCGGCGTGTCCAAGGACCCCCGGGGCCGCCTGGCCTCGCCCGCCAGAGCCGCAGAGCCCGGCGGCCCCGTGCAGCGCAAAGCCCCGCCCCGGCCGCACCCGGCCCGGAACGGCTGGCCCTCCCCCGGGGCCCCGTCGGAGGAGGCGTGCCTTCGGAGGAGCCCCCGCGGCCCCGGCCCCAAGCGGTCGCCATGCACCACGGCCCCGGGCTCGGAGCCCCTGCCTTACACCAACGGCTGGGAGGTGGCGCTGGAGGGCTCCGCCCCCGAGACCGCCGAGGCCATCGCCAGCCGCATGGGCGGCATGAAGCTGTCGGCCACGGTCATCTTCAACCCCCGCTCGCCCAGCCTCACGGAGCTGGCCGCCGACAAGCTGCTGCTGCCCCGCGGGCCCGAGGCAGAGGCCTGCGGGCCCCTGGTGGCCTCGCACTGCCTGCTCAACTCCTGCGTGTGCTGCGGCGGCTGTGACGACGGCGGCCACGACGACGCCTCCGCCCAGAGCGGGGGCTTCGGCCTCGGCCTGGCCCTGGGACTGGACCGACGCCGTAAGCCCCCAGCCCCCGCCACCGTCATCCAGGCGTCGGCGTGTCGCCtgggcccccccggccccgagCCCTCC encodes the following:
- the zfyve28 gene encoding lateral signaling target protein 2 homolog isoform X3, translating into MELDSLDGRKDPQRCTLLVNQFRSCQDNVLNIINQIMDECIPNDRANRDFSVKFPEEIRHDNLAGQLWFGAECLAAGSIIMNREIESMAMRPLAKDLTRSLEEVRSITRDQALRDLNLYTDRMRDALRHFDSLFAEFELSYVSAMVPVKSPREYDVQQEVIVLFCETVERALKLGYLTQDMIDDYEPALMFTIPRLAIVCGLVVYSEGPLNLERKSEDMSELFRPFRTLMKKIRDLLQTLSEEELLTLEKNLCISQDGENSPDQAPAPCIAPAPAPAPERRSSCSPEGDAVSGEPEAEGLLRQLAPPGPSSQGEEEVKGVAPAAVEKGWAEAETEPEVHRGGEAACEEAEEAELACSMQYDEEELEQLNMMVHRVGDEMSTLLSPPSQGNSPAHLPRPAEAGGSSGASSTDNSPRRLPGGRLRTGPYVEDEDRVFFMEDLDAAGESMAGVSKDPRGRLASPARAAEPGGPVQRKAPPRPHPARNGWPSPGAPSEEACLRRSPRGPGPKRSPCTTAPGSEPLPYTNGWEVALEGSAPETAEAIASRMGGMKLSATVIFNPRSPSLTELAADKLLLPRGPEAEACGPLVASHCLLNSCVCCGGCDDGGHDDASAQSGGFGLGLALGLDRRRKPPAPATVIQASACRLGPPGPEPSGKEETVGPTPPSSRRCSPPALPEGEEGDRALLCDSCLAAAAGGPRPQTHDGSTSRASPCPHQRTGRTQQAGGGQERERGRLGSKDSERSAKEERKKSGSLQNSPLSSVSSSDCESVSVTTCSLSSSASAPSPISSMTTSSGMSEDFDHQEIQLALQAAKMAARTKIRSRFHSSSDLIHRLFVCISGVADQLQTNYASDLRSILKTLFEVMATKSELGDNDKEKKVPGLRSAVLEDCALCQETITSSELAAKARDGHFEDPPDWVPDEACNSCITCKAPFTVIRRKHHCRSCGKIFCSRCSAHSAPLPRYGQVKPVRVCTHCYIFHVTPFYSDKTAV
- the zfyve28 gene encoding lateral signaling target protein 2 homolog isoform X2; this encodes MNRFRKWLYKPKRTDPQLLAQFYYADEELNQVAMELDSLDGRKDPQRCTLLVNQFRSCQDNVLNIINQIMDECIPNDRANRDFSVKFPEEIRHDNLAGQLWFGAECLAAGSIIMNREIESMAMRPLAKDLTRSLEEVRSITRDQALRDLNLYTDRMRDALRHFDSLFAEFELSYVSAMVPVKSPREYDVQQEVIVLFCETVERALKLGYLTQDMIDDYEPALMFTIPRLAIVCGLVVYSEGPLNLERKSEDMSELFRPFRTLMKKIRDLLQTLSEEELLTLEKNLCISQDGENSPDQAPAPCIAPAPAPAPERRSSCSPEGDAVSGEPEAEGLLRQLAPPGPSSQGEEEVKGVAPAAVEKGWAEAETEPEVHRGGEAACEEAEEAELACSMQYDEEELEQLNMMVHRVGDEMSTLLSPPSQGNSPAHLPRPAEAGGSSGASSTDNSPRRLPGGRLRTGPYVEDEDRVFFMEDLDAAGESMAGVSKDPRGRLASPARAAEPGGPVQRKAPPRPHPARNGWPSPGAPSEEACLRRSPRGPGPKRSPCTTAPGSEPLPYTNGWEVALEGSAPETAEAIASRMGGMKLSATVIFNPRSPSLTELAADKLLLPRGPEAEACGPLVASHCLLNSCVCCGGCDDGGHDDASAQSGGFGLGLALGLDRRRKPPAPATVIQASACRLGPPGPEPSGKEETVGPTPPSSRRCSPPALPEGEEGDRALLCDSCLAAAAGGPRPQTHDGSTSRASPCPHQRTGRTQQAGGGQERERGRLGSKDSERSAKEERKKSGSPISSMTTSSGMSEDFDHQEIQLALQAAKMAARTKIRSRFHSSSDLIHRLFVCISGVADQLQTNYASDLRSILKTLFEVMATKSELGDNDKEKKVPGLRSAVLEDCALCQETITSSELAAKARDGHFEDPPDWVPDEACNSCITCKAPFTVIRRKHHCRSCGKIFCSRCSAHSAPLPRYGQVKPVRVCTHCYIFHVTPFYSDKTAV
- the zfyve28 gene encoding lateral signaling target protein 2 homolog isoform X1, whose product is MNRFRKWLYKPKRTDPQLLAQFYYADEELNQVAMELDSLDGRKDPQRCTLLVNQFRSCQDNVLNIINQIMDECIPNDRANRDFSVKFPEEIRHDNLAGQLWFGAECLAAGSIIMNREIESMAMRPLAKDLTRSLEEVRSITRDQALRDLNLYTDRMRDALRHFDSLFAEFELSYVSAMVPVKSPREYDVQQEVIVLFCETVERALKLGYLTQDMIDDYEPALMFTIPRLAIVCGLVVYSEGPLNLERKSEDMSELFRPFRTLMKKIRDLLQTLSEEELLTLEKNLCISQDGENSPDQAPAPCIAPAPAPAPERRSSCSPEGDAVSGEPEAEGLLRQLAPPGPSSQGEEEVKGVAPAAVEKGWAEAETEPEVHRGGEAACEEAEEAELACSMQYDEEELEQLNMMVHRVGDEMSTLLSPPSQGNSPAHLPRPAEAGGSSGASSTDNSPRRLPGGRLRTGPYVEDEDRVFFMEDLDAAGESMAGVSKDPRGRLASPARAAEPGGPVQRKAPPRPHPARNGWPSPGAPSEEACLRRSPRGPGPKRSPCTTAPGSEPLPYTNGWEVALEGSAPETAEAIASRMGGMKLSATVIFNPRSPSLTELAADKLLLPRGPEAEACGPLVASHCLLNSCVCCGGCDDGGHDDASAQSGGFGLGLALGLDRRRKPPAPATVIQASACRLGPPGPEPSGKEETVGPTPPSSRRCSPPALPEGEEGDRALLCDSCLAAAAGGPRPQTHDGSTSRASPCPHQRTGRTQQAGGGQERERGRLGSKDSERSAKEERKKSGSLQNSPLSSVSSSDCESVSVTTCSLSSSASAPSPISSMTTSSGMSEDFDHQEIQLALQAAKMAARTKIRSRFHSSSDLIHRLFVCISGVADQLQTNYASDLRSILKTLFEVMATKSELGDNDKEKKVPGLRSAVLEDCALCQETITSSELAAKARDGHFEDPPDWVPDEACNSCITCKAPFTVIRRKHHCRSCGKIFCSRCSAHSAPLPRYGQVKPVRVCTHCYIFHVTPFYSDKTAV